From the genome of Ectobacillus sp. JY-23, one region includes:
- a CDS encoding DUF1540 domain-containing protein, translated as MAQDVLCEVNNCVHWKQGNNCGATQIYVVSHAGKQADNSKETDCKTFEPTI; from the coding sequence ATGGCACAGGATGTATTATGTGAAGTCAATAACTGCGTACATTGGAAACAAGGCAACAATTGCGGTGCAACGCAAATCTACGTAGTGAGCCATGCTGGTAAACAAGCTGATAATTCCAAAGAAACAGATTGCAAAACGTTTGAACCAACCATTTAA
- the ytxJ gene encoding bacillithiol system redox-active protein YtxJ produces the protein MERIETQEQLHILLTKHHTLILFKHSLTCPVSQAAFQEFQAYMADAYVPAAYLYVQEARALSNHIAEQFAIRHESPQVLYVQNHEVTWHASHWNITQASLKEHIQ, from the coding sequence ATGGAGAGGATTGAAACGCAAGAACAGTTACATATTCTTTTAACGAAACATCATACGCTCATTCTATTTAAGCATAGCCTGACTTGTCCTGTAAGTCAGGCGGCATTTCAAGAATTTCAAGCATACATGGCAGACGCGTATGTACCGGCAGCGTATCTCTACGTGCAAGAAGCAAGAGCGCTATCTAACCATATTGCCGAACAGTTTGCTATACGTCATGAATCCCCTCAAGTTTTATATGTGCAAAATCATGAAGTAACGTGGCATGCCTCTCATTGGAACATTACGCAAGCATCTCTGAAGGAGCATATTCAGTAA
- the murC gene encoding UDP-N-acetylmuramate--L-alanine ligase, with protein sequence MTVYHFVGIKGTGMSALAQILHDMNNKVQGSDVEKYFFTQAELEKRNISIFPFDAGNIEEGQTVIAGNAFPDTHEEIVAAKEMNVPVHRYHHFLGELMGRYTSIAVSGAHGKTSTTGLLAHVMRGAHPTSYLIGDGTGSGASDSKYFVFESCEYRRHFLSYHPDYAIMTNIDFDHPDYFRDIDDVFSAFQEMALQVKKGIIACGDDEQLQKIQAKVPVIFYGLGEDNDFQARNIQKDTDGTTFDVFVRNTFYSTFRITGYGNHSVMNALAVIALCHYENIDVEIVKQQLTTFTGVKRRFSQKTLGEQIIIDDYAHHPTEITATIEAARQKYPNREIVAIFQPHTFSRTKTFLDEFAQSLEKADQVYLCDIFGSAREDQGELSIRDLQQRIDGAELITVMTTEVLKRYTNGVLIFMGAGDIQKFQQAYEKEVKVK encoded by the coding sequence ATGACAGTTTACCATTTTGTAGGGATTAAAGGTACGGGTATGAGCGCACTGGCACAAATCCTGCATGACATGAACAACAAAGTGCAAGGTTCGGATGTAGAGAAGTATTTCTTTACGCAAGCGGAATTAGAAAAAAGAAACATTTCTATTTTTCCATTTGACGCTGGGAATATTGAAGAAGGCCAGACCGTGATTGCAGGAAATGCATTTCCGGACACGCATGAAGAGATTGTGGCAGCAAAAGAAATGAATGTGCCAGTTCATCGTTATCATCATTTTTTAGGGGAATTGATGGGGCGTTATACGAGCATAGCTGTTTCCGGAGCTCACGGTAAAACATCAACAACAGGGCTGTTAGCTCATGTGATGAGAGGTGCACATCCTACGTCTTATCTAATTGGTGACGGAACAGGAAGCGGTGCATCAGATAGTAAATATTTTGTATTTGAGTCATGTGAATATCGCAGGCACTTTCTTTCCTATCATCCTGACTACGCAATTATGACAAATATTGATTTTGATCATCCCGATTACTTTAGGGATATTGATGATGTATTTAGCGCATTTCAGGAAATGGCCTTGCAGGTGAAGAAAGGGATTATCGCATGCGGCGATGATGAACAACTACAAAAAATCCAAGCAAAAGTACCAGTTATTTTCTATGGTCTTGGCGAGGACAATGATTTTCAGGCACGTAATATTCAAAAAGATACAGATGGCACGACATTTGATGTATTTGTACGCAATACGTTTTATAGCACGTTTCGTATTACAGGATACGGCAATCACAGTGTGATGAACGCGCTTGCTGTCATTGCATTGTGTCATTATGAAAATATTGATGTTGAAATTGTAAAACAACAACTAACGACATTTACAGGCGTAAAGCGGCGCTTTAGTCAAAAAACATTAGGCGAGCAAATTATTATTGATGATTATGCACATCACCCGACAGAAATCACAGCAACAATTGAAGCAGCACGTCAAAAGTATCCGAATCGTGAAATTGTAGCCATTTTCCAGCCACATACATTTTCACGAACAAAAACATTTTTAGATGAATTTGCGCAAAGTTTAGAAAAAGCGGACCAAGTGTATTTATGTGATATTTTCGGTTCCGCTCGTGAAGACCAAGGAGAATTGTCTATTCGTGACTTACAGCAGCGCATCGACGGTGCAGAGTTAATTACTGTAATGACAACAGAAGTGTTAAAACGCTACACGAATGGTGTTCTCATTTTTATGGGGGCGGGGGATATTCAAAAGTTCCAGCAAGCATATGAAAAAGAAGTAAAGGTAAAATAA
- a CDS encoding aminopeptidase, producing MKDSRIETLAHNLINYSVKLQKGEKVLIENFGLQRELVTALVKEAYKVGGQPFVSLKDHQVDRALLMGATEEHFSLLADFEANVMKNMDAYIGLRSGDNINELADVPSDKMKIHGQTVGQKVHRDIRVPKTRWVVLRYPNSSMAQLAKMSTEAFEDFYFNVCNLDYGKMSNAMDSLVELMNKTDKVRITGPGTDLTFSIKDIPAVKCAGEMNIPDGEVFTAPVKDSVNGTITYNTPSPYNGYTFENVKLTFRNGKIVEATANDTERINKIFDTDEGARFIGEFAIGVNPYILHPMGDILFDEKIDGSFHFTPGQAYDEAYNGNNSNIHWDLVSIQRPDYGGGEIYFDDVLIRKDGVFVISELKGLNPENLK from the coding sequence ATGAAAGATTCTCGTATTGAAACATTAGCACATAATTTAATTAATTACTCTGTTAAGTTGCAAAAGGGTGAAAAAGTTCTCATTGAAAATTTTGGTCTGCAACGCGAACTTGTAACTGCTTTAGTAAAAGAAGCTTATAAAGTGGGTGGGCAACCGTTCGTATCTTTAAAGGATCATCAAGTTGATCGCGCTTTATTAATGGGTGCAACTGAAGAGCACTTTTCTTTATTAGCAGACTTTGAAGCAAATGTGATGAAGAACATGGACGCTTATATAGGTTTACGCTCTGGTGATAATATTAACGAACTTGCTGATGTACCAAGCGACAAAATGAAAATTCACGGTCAAACAGTAGGACAAAAGGTACATCGCGATATTCGTGTTCCAAAAACACGTTGGGTTGTACTGCGTTATCCCAACTCTTCTATGGCACAGCTTGCAAAAATGAGCACAGAAGCATTTGAAGACTTTTATTTCAATGTATGTAACTTAGATTACGGCAAAATGAGCAATGCAATGGATAGCCTTGTGGAATTAATGAACAAAACGGACAAGGTTCGTATCACAGGACCAGGTACCGATTTAACATTCTCTATTAAAGATATTCCTGCGGTAAAGTGTGCAGGTGAAATGAATATCCCAGATGGTGAAGTGTTCACAGCACCAGTAAAGGATTCTGTTAACGGTACTATTACCTACAACACACCGTCTCCATACAATGGTTACACGTTTGAAAATGTCAAACTTACATTCCGCAATGGTAAGATTGTAGAAGCAACAGCTAATGATACAGAGAGAATTAACAAAATTTTCGATACAGACGAAGGTGCACGTTTTATCGGCGAATTTGCTATTGGTGTGAATCCTTACATTTTACATCCAATGGGTGATATTTTGTTTGACGAAAAAATTGACGGCAGCTTCCACTTTACGCCGGGACAAGCTTATGACGAAGCTTATAATGGCAATAACTCTAACATTCATTGGGATTTGGTATCCATTCAACGTCCAGATTATGGCGGCGGTGAAATCTACTTTGATGATGTACTCATTCGCAAGGACGGCGTATTCGTTATCTCCGAATTAAAAGGATTAAACCCTGAGAATTTAAAATAA
- a CDS encoding M42 family metallopeptidase, with amino-acid sequence MNEQTLELFRTLTELPGAAGFEHEVRRFMKQELAKYSDEIIQDRLGSVFGVKKGDENGPRVMVAGHMDEVGFMITQITDNGMLRFQPLGGWWSQVLLAQRVQIITEKGPVTGVIASIPPHILSEELRAKPMDIKNMLIDIGADSREQALSFGVKPGQQILPICPFTPMANQKKIMAKAWDNRYGCGLAIELLKELKNEMLPNMLYSGATVQEEVGLRGAQTAANMINPDIFYALDASPANDASGDKNEFGQLGKGTLLRILDRSMVTHRGMREFILDTAETHNIPYQYFVSQGGTDAGRVHTSNSGVPSAVIGVCARYIHTHASIMHVDDYAAAKELIVKLVKATDRTTLETIKNNA; translated from the coding sequence ATGAACGAACAAACGTTGGAACTGTTTCGTACATTAACGGAACTACCAGGTGCTGCAGGGTTTGAGCATGAGGTACGCCGCTTTATGAAACAAGAATTAGCAAAGTATAGTGACGAAATTATCCAGGATCGTTTAGGAAGCGTTTTCGGTGTGAAAAAAGGTGATGAAAACGGACCGCGTGTCATGGTGGCAGGACATATGGATGAAGTTGGTTTCATGATCACACAAATTACAGATAACGGTATGCTTCGCTTTCAGCCGCTTGGTGGTTGGTGGAGTCAAGTGCTATTAGCGCAGCGTGTGCAAATCATTACGGAAAAAGGACCAGTGACGGGTGTGATTGCGTCTATTCCGCCTCACATTTTAAGTGAAGAGTTGCGAGCAAAACCAATGGATATAAAAAATATGTTGATTGATATTGGTGCAGATTCCCGTGAACAAGCATTGTCGTTTGGTGTGAAACCAGGGCAACAAATTTTACCGATTTGTCCATTTACACCAATGGCTAATCAAAAGAAAATTATGGCAAAAGCTTGGGACAATCGATATGGTTGCGGGCTAGCAATTGAATTGCTGAAAGAGCTCAAGAATGAGATGCTACCAAATATGCTGTATTCCGGTGCAACAGTACAAGAGGAAGTAGGGCTTCGCGGCGCGCAAACTGCTGCTAACATGATTAATCCGGATATTTTCTATGCATTGGATGCAAGTCCTGCTAACGATGCAAGCGGTGATAAAAATGAATTCGGACAGCTTGGTAAAGGTACGTTGCTTCGTATTTTAGATCGCTCTATGGTTACGCACAGAGGTATGCGTGAATTTATTTTAGATACGGCAGAAACGCATAATATTCCGTATCAATACTTTGTATCACAAGGCGGAACAGATGCAGGTCGTGTCCATACGAGTAACTCCGGTGTGCCTTCTGCGGTAATCGGTGTATGTGCACGCTACATTCACACACATGCTTCTATTATGCATGTTGACGATTACGCAGCTGCGAAAGAGCTCATCGTAAAACTCGTGAAAGCAACGGATCGTACAACGTTAGAAACGATTAAAAATAACGCATAA
- a CDS encoding DUF84 family protein encodes MKIAIGSCNKTKVQAVKNAVQEEVMMVDAPSGVAAQPFSDEETIEGAVNRARYALTETGADYAIGLEGGVVETNRGLFLCNWGALYTKQGETYVAGGARIPLPDEFLEPLQAGAELSEVMNAYTKRKDIRTNEGAIGIFTAGQVDREAMFTHVAKLLVGQYQYKAGIIQ; translated from the coding sequence ATGAAAATCGCAATTGGATCTTGTAACAAAACAAAGGTACAAGCTGTAAAAAATGCTGTCCAAGAAGAAGTTATGATGGTAGATGCTCCGTCGGGTGTAGCGGCGCAGCCTTTTTCTGATGAAGAAACAATAGAGGGGGCTGTCAATCGTGCACGATATGCACTGACAGAAACAGGCGCTGATTATGCCATTGGTCTTGAAGGCGGTGTTGTAGAAACAAATAGAGGTTTATTCCTATGCAATTGGGGCGCGCTCTATACAAAGCAAGGGGAAACGTATGTTGCCGGGGGCGCCCGTATTCCGTTGCCAGATGAATTTTTAGAGCCACTGCAGGCAGGTGCTGAGCTTAGTGAAGTGATGAATGCTTATACAAAGCGAAAGGATATCCGTACGAATGAAGGAGCAATCGGTATTTTTACTGCGGGGCAGGTGGATCGTGAAGCGATGTTCACGCATGTTGCGAAGCTGTTGGTGGGACAGTATCAGTATAAGGCTGGTATAATACAATAA
- a CDS encoding thioredoxin family protein: protein MKKIETLEELQTVKNAGNTILLFSADWCPDCRFIEPFMPEVEEKYNEYVFYYVDRDQFIDVCIEMDVFGIPSFVAFRDGQEVGRYVNKDRKTQEQIEAFLSGL from the coding sequence ATGAAAAAAATTGAAACGCTTGAAGAATTACAAACAGTTAAAAATGCAGGGAACACAATTCTTTTATTTTCTGCAGATTGGTGCCCGGACTGTCGCTTTATCGAGCCTTTTATGCCGGAAGTAGAGGAAAAGTACAATGAATATGTGTTTTATTATGTAGACCGCGATCAATTTATCGATGTGTGTATTGAAATGGATGTGTTTGGTATCCCGAGTTTTGTGGCATTCCGTGATGGACAAGAGGTAGGTCGCTATGTAAACAAAGATCGTAAAACACAAGAGCAAATCGAGGCGTTTTTGAGCGGTTTGTAA
- a CDS encoding DUF1444 domain-containing protein, with translation MKMTGKKMKEELIRRLQREDWVFHYDKEKETLRIEDKHTQKGITVTLGGIIAKWEMKKEEAIEEVVYYVEQALLAMHREDTEAKVLPVIRSTSFPLEAQEGNPFVTTEHTAETRIYYALDSEKTYRLIDQALLQKLGWTMEQVREMARFNVRSLPKKVKQDEVAGNIFYFFRANDGYDASRILDESLLSDMKQQVIGDMAVAVPHQDVLIIADVRNEVGYDILAHMTMKFFAEGRVPITSLSFIYEDELEPIFILGKNRVVPPVKPNVE, from the coding sequence ATGAAAATGACCGGTAAGAAAATGAAAGAAGAGCTTATTCGAAGATTACAGCGCGAAGATTGGGTGTTTCATTATGACAAGGAAAAGGAAACGCTTCGCATTGAAGATAAGCACACACAAAAAGGAATTACAGTTACACTTGGTGGCATTATTGCAAAGTGGGAAATGAAGAAGGAAGAAGCCATTGAAGAAGTGGTCTACTATGTAGAACAAGCATTGCTGGCCATGCACCGCGAAGACACAGAAGCAAAAGTGTTGCCTGTAATTCGTTCCACATCGTTTCCGCTCGAGGCTCAGGAAGGCAATCCATTTGTAACAACGGAGCATACCGCTGAAACCCGTATTTATTATGCTTTAGACTCGGAAAAAACCTACCGTTTAATCGATCAGGCTCTTTTACAAAAGTTGGGCTGGACAATGGAGCAAGTGAGAGAAATGGCTCGGTTTAATGTACGGTCTTTGCCAAAAAAGGTAAAGCAAGATGAGGTTGCAGGAAATATCTTCTACTTTTTCCGTGCCAACGATGGGTACGATGCCAGCCGTATTTTAGATGAATCTTTACTTAGTGATATGAAACAACAAGTAATAGGTGACATGGCTGTAGCGGTTCCACATCAAGACGTACTCATCATTGCTGATGTACGCAATGAAGTTGGTTACGATATATTGGCGCATATGACTATGAAGTTTTTTGCGGAAGGCCGCGTTCCGATTACTTCCCTGTCTTTTATATATGAAGACGAGCTAGAACCAATTTTTATTTTAGGAAAAAATCGTGTTGTACCACCTGTAAAACCTAACGTAGAATAA
- a CDS encoding DNA translocase FtsK — MLDWMKKLLNKEEQVTEIADMKDPVTYEKKQTEVAGKFRFPVIPDEAPRKVGHRQISQPVSVKEPEVKVSPQVAKVRVVPTSPRMVVKETAPDNKPFQPTEVISPVFGYQRPEENILKKPAEPEFNLSEQQVSVVDAWLIKNGFIDEKEVNAGQAYVDEDRREVQQKHPFEEPTSAYGLNEDAILEQQIVDSLSPEELGRKENVEPQEETMEGILTEESIEEPTKAEERVAAIAESLQEESALKGEVAELAHMQTESSIAQEQQIAEKQLDMLEEANAQQQPASLQNKEEPKREKKRFVPYNVFMLQQDKRKLAAKQQTQQSVRFVEEKLEIERVFEKEVQDIKSQSVVPENIESTQDETLPLYALPSLDLLEAPPEIQANDDMWLDEQAKLLDTTFDNFHVGARVIHVTQGPAVTRFEVQPEPGVKVNKITNLSDDIKLNLAARDIRIEAPIPGKNAVGIEVPNPTSKPVFLREVLSSSVFTEQTSPLTVALGLDISGAPIVTDLRKMPHGLIAGSTGSGKSVCINAILTSILYKAMPHEVKLLLIDPKMVELAPYNAVPHLVAPVITDVKAATAALKWAVDEMERRYELFAHAGVRDLTRYNDLAAQHDKGKALPYIVIVIDELADLMMVSPADVEEAICRIAQKARACGIHLLVATQRPSVDVITGLIKANIPTRIAFTVSSQVDSRTIIDISGAEKLLGRGDMLFLENGTSKPVRIQGVYVSDEEIERTVYHVKQEMKPNYLFQQEDLLAKAEHHEAEDELFFEACHYVLQQGGASTSSLQRRFRVGYNRAARLIEEMEQQGIISEARGTKPRDVLVTEEELVAMQDSM; from the coding sequence ATGTTAGATTGGATGAAAAAACTTCTAAACAAAGAGGAACAAGTTACAGAGATCGCCGATATGAAAGACCCCGTAACATATGAAAAAAAACAAACGGAAGTAGCAGGGAAGTTTCGTTTTCCTGTCATTCCGGATGAAGCACCTCGCAAGGTGGGACATCGTCAAATTTCTCAGCCGGTATCAGTAAAGGAGCCTGAAGTTAAGGTGTCTCCACAGGTTGCTAAAGTACGAGTGGTACCGACTTCACCACGAATGGTGGTAAAGGAGACTGCACCTGATAACAAACCATTTCAACCAACAGAAGTGATTTCGCCGGTTTTTGGCTATCAGCGGCCGGAAGAAAATATTTTAAAGAAACCGGCAGAGCCGGAATTCAATTTATCAGAGCAACAGGTATCTGTCGTCGATGCGTGGCTGATTAAAAATGGATTCATAGACGAAAAAGAAGTGAATGCTGGACAAGCATACGTGGACGAAGATCGCCGAGAAGTGCAACAGAAACATCCATTTGAAGAACCAACATCTGCGTATGGTTTGAATGAAGATGCGATACTTGAGCAGCAAATCGTTGATTCTTTGTCGCCTGAAGAGCTAGGGCGTAAAGAAAATGTAGAACCTCAAGAAGAAACTATGGAAGGCATTTTAACAGAGGAATCTATTGAAGAACCTACAAAAGCAGAAGAACGTGTTGCAGCAATTGCGGAGTCCTTGCAAGAAGAGTCCGCTTTAAAAGGTGAGGTTGCGGAACTAGCTCATATGCAAACAGAAAGTAGCATCGCTCAGGAGCAGCAAATAGCTGAAAAGCAACTAGATATGCTTGAAGAAGCGAACGCACAACAGCAGCCTGCTTCTTTACAAAATAAAGAAGAGCCAAAACGTGAGAAAAAGCGCTTTGTACCGTACAATGTTTTTATGCTGCAACAGGATAAGCGTAAGCTTGCAGCAAAACAGCAGACACAGCAGTCTGTGCGATTTGTGGAAGAGAAGCTGGAGATAGAAAGAGTTTTCGAGAAAGAGGTACAAGATATAAAGTCTCAATCTGTAGTACCTGAGAATATTGAATCGACACAGGACGAAACATTACCTTTATATGCACTGCCATCTCTTGATTTACTTGAGGCGCCTCCAGAGATACAAGCAAATGATGATATGTGGCTAGACGAACAAGCTAAGTTATTAGATACGACCTTTGACAACTTCCATGTTGGCGCCCGTGTTATTCATGTAACACAAGGACCTGCGGTAACGAGATTTGAAGTACAGCCAGAGCCGGGTGTCAAAGTAAATAAGATTACAAATTTATCTGACGACATTAAGCTCAATCTAGCAGCGCGCGATATTCGAATTGAAGCGCCTATACCGGGCAAAAATGCGGTCGGAATTGAAGTGCCAAATCCAACGAGTAAGCCTGTGTTTTTGCGAGAGGTATTAAGTAGCTCTGTATTTACAGAGCAAACCTCACCGCTGACTGTGGCTCTTGGTCTTGACATTTCAGGTGCGCCTATTGTAACGGATCTTCGTAAAATGCCGCACGGTCTCATTGCTGGTTCTACAGGATCAGGGAAAAGTGTGTGCATTAATGCCATTTTAACAAGTATTTTATACAAAGCGATGCCACATGAAGTCAAGCTGCTTCTCATTGATCCAAAAATGGTAGAGCTTGCGCCTTATAATGCTGTTCCGCACCTGGTTGCTCCGGTTATTACAGATGTAAAAGCAGCGACAGCAGCGTTAAAATGGGCTGTTGATGAGATGGAACGTCGCTATGAGCTATTTGCTCATGCAGGTGTACGCGATTTGACGCGTTATAATGATTTAGCCGCTCAACATGATAAAGGAAAAGCTTTACCATACATTGTAATTGTCATTGATGAGCTTGCGGATTTAATGATGGTGTCTCCTGCTGATGTAGAGGAAGCAATCTGCCGCATCGCACAAAAAGCGCGTGCGTGCGGTATTCATTTACTTGTGGCTACGCAAAGACCGTCTGTGGATGTTATTACAGGGTTGATCAAAGCGAATATCCCAACCCGTATTGCGTTTACCGTATCATCGCAAGTAGACTCAAGAACAATTATTGATATAAGTGGAGCCGAGAAGCTACTTGGACGAGGTGATATGCTCTTTTTAGAGAATGGCACAAGCAAGCCGGTTCGTATACAAGGTGTATATGTATCTGATGAAGAGATTGAGCGTACCGTATATCATGTGAAGCAAGAAATGAAACCCAATTATTTGTTTCAGCAAGAGGATCTGCTCGCTAAGGCAGAACATCATGAAGCAGAAGATGAATTGTTTTTTGAAGCATGTCATTACGTACTGCAACAGGGCGGCGCATCTACATCTTCCTTGCAACGTCGCTTTCGCGTCGGTTATAATCGAGCAGCGCGCTTAATTGAGGAAATGGAGCAGCAAGGCATTATCTCAGAGGCGCGTGGAACGAAGCCGCGCGATGTTCTTGTTACAGAGGAAGAGCTTGTAGCTATGCAAGATTCTATGTAA
- a CDS encoding DUF948 domain-containing protein produces MDMIVTASIALAALAFAVLVAYLCVTLMALRKTLENLASTTASLEKQLQGITAETEQLLHKTNALAEDIQQKSQSLNSVVKSVEGIGATISTMNTKLRGITNTVTTQAEQNADKVAQAMQWGTAAMEVYDRLRKRKRKEVEREIESEAVRIPVRSRGE; encoded by the coding sequence ATGGATATGATTGTAACAGCAAGTATAGCGCTTGCGGCATTGGCGTTTGCAGTATTAGTCGCTTATTTATGTGTAACACTGATGGCGCTTCGTAAAACGCTAGAAAATTTGGCCAGCACAACAGCTTCATTGGAAAAGCAGCTGCAGGGGATTACCGCAGAAACAGAACAGCTACTACATAAAACGAATGCGCTTGCCGAAGATATTCAGCAGAAATCTCAGTCTTTGAATTCGGTTGTAAAATCAGTAGAAGGCATTGGGGCAACAATCAGTACGATGAACACAAAGCTCCGTGGTATTACAAATACCGTTACAACGCAAGCAGAACAAAATGCGGATAAAGTAGCACAAGCCATGCAGTGGGGAACTGCTGCGATGGAGGTGTATGATCGCCTTCGCAAGCGAAAGCGAAAAGAAGTAGAGCGAGAAATTGAATCTGAAGCGGTTCGCATTCCAGTTCGCTCAAGAGGTGAATAA
- a CDS encoding PepSY domain-containing protein, whose product MKWKSLLIGTGLGLVAGYALANTLKSEHVTAEKALKAAKRTFANKGEVTGSWIHMVPEVLERFDLTYEVYRGGITINIDEEQERFEFLLDAKTGAILEVHPS is encoded by the coding sequence ATGAAGTGGAAAAGTTTACTTATCGGTACAGGTCTCGGATTAGTAGCTGGATATGCGCTTGCAAATACATTGAAATCAGAACATGTGACTGCAGAAAAGGCTCTTAAAGCAGCCAAGCGTACATTTGCAAACAAAGGAGAAGTAACTGGCTCCTGGATTCATATGGTCCCTGAAGTGCTGGAACGATTCGACTTAACGTATGAAGTATATAGGGGCGGCATTACAATCAACATAGACGAAGAACAAGAGCGCTTCGAATTCCTGCTCGATGCGAAAACAGGTGCGATCTTAGAAGTCCATCCGTCTTAA
- a CDS encoding nicotinate phosphoribosyltransferase, with protein sequence MKEIELKLQGHMSRLTNHTFKFDERVGEGWFSAVYFLKTRDIIKEFRPGTTVTMQFFQKEHAVLCGTDEVLALLETFADHPEQLEVHALKDGDMIAPFETVLTIRGRYEDFGYLEGVIDGILARRTSVATNVYNVVQAARSGGKQKPIIFMGDRDDHFTQQAGDGYAAHIGGTSAQATHAMNEWWGKSGMGTMPHALIQMFNGDVVQAAQAYHQKFPTDDLIVLIDYNNDVITDALKVAREFGTALKGVRVDTSRTMIDQHFIRHPELLGTFDPRGVNPPLIFALRQALDAEGFQHVKIVVSGGFDEKRIREFEAQHVPVDMYGVGGSLLKINIGFTGDNVELDGEPAAKAGRKYRPNPRLERVMLRKKTNE encoded by the coding sequence ATGAAAGAGATTGAGTTGAAATTACAGGGGCACATGAGCCGCTTAACAAATCATACATTCAAATTTGATGAGCGCGTGGGAGAAGGCTGGTTTTCTGCAGTGTACTTCTTAAAAACGCGGGATATTATTAAGGAGTTTCGTCCGGGAACAACTGTGACGATGCAGTTTTTTCAAAAAGAGCATGCCGTGCTCTGTGGGACAGATGAAGTATTAGCCCTTTTGGAAACATTTGCTGATCATCCTGAACAATTAGAGGTTCATGCATTGAAAGATGGTGATATGATTGCACCATTTGAGACGGTTTTAACAATTCGCGGTCGTTATGAAGATTTTGGTTATTTAGAAGGTGTGATTGACGGTATTTTAGCGCGTAGAACGTCAGTGGCAACGAATGTATACAATGTCGTACAAGCAGCTCGAAGTGGCGGTAAGCAGAAACCGATTATCTTTATGGGAGACAGAGATGACCATTTTACACAACAAGCTGGTGACGGGTATGCAGCGCATATTGGTGGCACGAGCGCGCAAGCTACGCATGCCATGAATGAATGGTGGGGCAAAAGTGGCATGGGAACTATGCCGCATGCGCTCATTCAAATGTTTAATGGCGATGTTGTACAAGCTGCACAAGCATATCATCAAAAGTTTCCAACAGATGATTTAATTGTGTTGATTGATTACAATAACGATGTGATTACCGACGCTTTAAAAGTGGCACGTGAATTTGGTACAGCTTTAAAAGGCGTACGAGTGGATACATCACGGACTATGATTGATCAGCATTTTATTCGTCATCCGGAATTGCTTGGTACATTTGACCCGCGCGGTGTTAACCCACCTCTTATTTTTGCGTTGCGACAAGCGTTAGATGCAGAAGGTTTTCAGCATGTAAAAATTGTGGTAAGCGGTGGCTTTGATGAAAAGCGTATTCGTGAGTTTGAAGCGCAACATGTACCTGTGGATATGTATGGTGTGGGTGGCAGTTTATTGAAAATCAATATTGGCTTTACAGGTGACAATGTTGAATTAGACGGCGAACCTGCGGCCAAAGCGGGGCGTAAGTATCGTCCGAACCCACGTCTTGAGCGCGTTATGTTAAGGAAAAAGACCAATGAGTAA